The sequence ctatctcagttgtgctgctactggtgaagccgcctattcagagaggagagtaaactagttaggcgaaatctcttacgaccgctcagtttaaagtcttctttgggattgggaagatctattagtaccgttggtgggaaactagataattgcggtttatcttttgttttcgattgatttgattgactaacggtggttgaactttgattgcgtctagtttgtttatgattgagaatcttctcttctgatataagattcactcaaactagatcaaagtttcgacggggatctttagactgtttgtagatctaaagacgtcttgtgataatccattgttaacagactccgttctgtgcgtgattgatcataagagattcaagttgattgtgtgtaggtgtttattgaagatctaagaagatttcaagacaaagaagactttgatgatttctgatttgggattcataatctttgatgtgcaaaatacttgtttcggtaaaagaggatcaaactataatcagtttatccttgtggtagattagattgattagttgtgtagatcgacatcattacaattctttgtgattaaaagtattgattgcaaaatattaacaattacttcggtagttgataataagatagatctaagaacccgacgaaagagtttattgagataaacagaagagcctttgtcgaactcacatcacttggttgaaaagagttgataccaaacagattttttgttcctttactgtttggaatacgaaccaaaggaattattccaagtacgtgacttattacaggtcggaggcgtgggaatacatacagaactaggtgaactataggtttagttgcttggtctcaactatacgaagttggtttgattttgtatagaggcttaatcctgagagtattcaattctggacaaggtcccggggtttttctgcatttgcggtttcctcgttaacaaaatcttattgtgtcatttagttttattttccgcaattataattgttgtttatataatttaaagtaaattacacaaacgttaattcctatttacttgataagtaatcctattgtgtttggttaagtccgaatatttttatcaagtaaacatacttcgttgttgtattttctcgatctcctatccatagacgatcacacgaagtgtgaaccgatttgttgtattgtctcgacgcagtccatggacaatcactttcggagaaaggacttataggtggaaaagttttagattgaggtatatttgggtaccctcgtcttctcaattggtatcagagtaggcaaaaatgaaaagatctaacaatctgtgtttggcgtgatccaacctataagttttgaatcaaatggtcgattcagttaacgtacctccAGGGTTTggtggctcaaactatctatggtggaaaatggctatgcagtcttttcttcaatctcatgactttaacacttgggttttagTTATTGATGGATATGAACACCCAAAAGTACTGGTCAACAAATCAACCACTTAGTTTAGACTAAAGGAATTGAATGATTTCAATAATGAATAAAAAATGCTTTCGAAGCAAAATTCCTATGGACTGAACGCCATTATCCATGCTGTAACTCGAGAcctccatcatcatgtaaccaGGTGTAAAACATCAAAGGAGGCTTGGGATATTCTTAATATCGTATATGAAGGGGAtgcctctgaaaaagaagctaggcttcaaaccctatcttctaaataggaaaaccttcgtatggatgaagaCGATGCCTTTGATGAGTTTGATAAAAAACTTTCTGAAATAGTGGATGCCTTTTACGCTCTAGGAAAAACTATTTCagataaagatattgtgtgcaaaactcTAAGGTCTTTACCACTAAGTTACGAATCTGAAAAACATGCCATTatggaagcaaatgatctttccacactatctagaagcgctctagttggtaaattaaagatctttgaccttgaATACCAATTCAAGAATGAAGAGGGTATTACCCTTAAATCTGTAACTAAGACTAGTTCTTCAGCAGAAAATCCTTGTGATACAAAAACTGAGAATTGTAGTGTTGATATGACTGCACGAAAATTTAgaaagttattaagacaaaagaGAAGGAGCTCTTCTAAAGATGCATCTTCTCCTTCTCAAAAATCACAGAAATGTGTAGAGAATAAAgaacaaaataatgatgatagctCTAATTATTCCAAGGATCAAGAGAACAAGGATTTCCATGCAACTGTTGAATGCACACCTGAAAAGGATACTGAAGTAATTCCAGAGCCAAAGGAACTTGAATGTGATCTTCGTGAAGAGAATGAATGTTTAAAAAAGGAACTTGATGAATTGAAGAATGATAtaaagattattggtgttgataaTTATCTTGAATGCATGAAATGTTATAGAGAGCAAATCGAACAAAGTCATGATCGAGAAGTGAAGTTATACACAGAATTGGAGAATCTAAAGAACACCAAGGTAAGTAATTCTACCGAATCTGAAATAGATTATAAagttcaaattgataaatttaaggttgATTTATATTATGCTCTCAAAAAATAAAAACGTTGGAGAAAGAGAATATGAGTCTAAAagcggacttgaaaaagttcgatagtagcacaaaacaacttgaCTCAATGTTGAAGTCAACTAGAGTTCCTCGTGACACTGTTGCGCTACAaaggtaaacaaactttgaatGCTAAACAggagacaaagtttgtaaaacctaaagactgtgctgaagaaattgcttcaaaagttgccacaaaatattgctcttccataaaagaaagtctgtagcaccttcatcttcaacaaaagaCGGAAAACGTAAAATCCGTCAAACTCCAATGAAAGAGAATCCACAACAAGGTAACACTAAGCCCCATGTTTCGTGTGTTACTAAGCATTGctcttattttggaaataaaggacacttggaaaGGGGGTGCAGATTCCGTAAAAGGAATGATAAAGCCATAGATGCACGAGTTTCCGCAAAATTGGCTGAACTCAATAATGCTTCTCGTGCTAAATCAGGACATCATTGTCCTAAAAatgagcaaaagaattattataataatatttCAAAGCCTACTTATCTGGCTTTTACAAAGTTTTCGCATAATCGCTCAAACAATAAaaggagagataactttgtaaagaccagatctgatgttccaaattggagaaaggctaactctcagagttttcaacatttcagttaccctaatatttcctcaagagattcatcttggatttcaggaggaaataataggaagaacaaagctgctcctgtaaaacccatttctaaatggtgtccaaagtcttctctaaagacaaccaagaaggtatcaaaagatagtcacaatgatgacacttgaatgataagtttcaatactcatgaCATTCAGAATATTGTGCTAAACGTTCTTGATCAAATGAATGTATCTCCGTGCTGTCATCGTTATATTAGATAATTAGGTCTCATAATcggttacctttttatgattttgtgacttttgatttagcgaatttcatatctaaccttttgtgttgcttaatcaaataatcatgaaaggatgatgacaattaaTCTCATATGTGAGTCATGATTATACTATcatcaatttatttctcataagttgtgtatatagtatacatatgagtctTTGGTATTAGCGTATTACTATTGCCACGTAATAGTTAAAaccatttcaacctttctctggtaaaggttgcttttgctgTTCTTATGTGTTTGCGAAAGgatgacaaaacaatgaggaaaagaggatgcgaattttaggtaacaaatttgctagttaatcattttcctgtttaagaaaagtatgattttattgcatatatctaTCGTTTttgattaacaaaatttcggtacaattgatgtttattctattatttgtgtatggaagtgtgtgtgattcaaattgtttccggttaataaaaactattgttatcttgctttattgtttggtatcaattttttaggtttacgaaattacggtgcaattgcgtgctttaatgtctatgttgtttcaattgcttccggttgagataaataattatgcaagttgatttatttggtttgtatgaattttttatcgcttaacaaaaaaaaaggtttacaggatgaattgtttagtccaattcaattccggataagagaaactaagttaattctttagttagacttatcaaagtggaggtttcggttattcaagtctaatagaatgccttaacaaggaatgctatttaactaacctagtacttgtgttattaaaagttaaaggtctaagttatatggaaaaTTAGAACatggtgagaaaaatagagttatctttattttggtcttatcgaacaagcaatTGTAtttttacaatcggtttagcaaaagaactaaggtgcttagtcgatttttggtttgctaaactattaggaaaattgcttcgggcaattgtttccttgctaacatatcaaaacaaaattactttgtagtttcagttttgatattggttatcaaaaggtgtgtggaaccctcgtgcttaaatcttataggttttgcaagtctctttgtaagatatgtaagatcctttcggtttgtcctttatttgctcgtacctttgtcattttgtgacaaaaaggaggagaaatatatggagtaaacaagtgatactggtattgatttgtattgattggtatcactaagggaaaaaaCACcagtgcttaaacgtttatctaaatgAAAGAGTGAAGCAtacactaagggggagtaacatatcatatacttgtagttatatggactacaaaggaaataacaaagacgtgtggattgataaaatctacctatcatacctttagggggagtattagctttgttattataatgtcaacaacggattttaaggattgaatgtatacatgttattgtgttgttgaattcgggaatcaagcatatgtgtaatgaattcttgtaatttgtttatccatatgatgtaagagttttgtcactaaaattgacaaagggggagattgttagagcatagctcggttgaacccacaaagcgttggtatttcaagtttggttgtcataatttagtgagtcaaaactcatttaagagttgcttgattatgtactagagtcaacttcgtataggttagcttgaaagtattaggatatgagacattacaagtattgtgaagacttgaagaagtgaagaagtaaggagctacaacgacaacatcatccttccacttgaagttagtgatatttgacttgaactgtttcattccctaacgtatctttcaagtcgtgcatattgaaaacaaaactgcgaagcatgaatgattatactctagttagacatagtattaaggaatataatacgaggtttattgcttaaccattaaactttgtagataagacatcgacataatcgtttgaatgctattgtgattatgtatgggtataaggtgaagatttcatcctaggaaataatgttttacatttgttttaaggtagtaaattcatgaacttgttttgtgaatcgaaagagaaatcgccaggaatcattggtattgttattcattgcatatattttgaactaccaatatgtgtgattagtatagccgctcatgacttgtttatgttcttggtaaaactattcacaaaggcctaacttttgtattgatatgatttttattagtgaaactgatcttaagtaatcacctgagatggtatgatcgattttgtgttattggtatgaccgactctgggtaaaggggaaccgtcctagtaagaggtgcaacctatcacaaaggagaatcgatccttgtatgaggtgcatcaagtttttagcaaaaaaggggaaccgatcctatggacatatgcaacacgtttttaggcaaaggggaaccgatcctatggacatgtgcagcaagtacaagttagataccatatatatgtgggtaaccgatcctagtacctagtcaaccgaaattTGGTAAGCGAGTGTGActgtgcacaatactcacatggaggtagaaccgaaacttgttttggtagaaccgttaaacccatgatttgtgattgagtgttcttgatcaatcacatagttcttgaaggtcagatgaaccaattcaaaacttgtttggaagtgtggcaaatcggtttcaatattgtaagtatgaaagaggacttacaaagtaaggatgtcgacatactttgaacatgtgcagttacgcttatttttaattgttcaaagttattccttaatagctaaaggataaAAATCCCTGATCGAATAAAATAAtttgagaatattttatttaaggtttttaattttattttaggaaaatgaaaattagtaatgtgcatttactagttggagattttccaagagattttcggtcaatattttggacaaagcatttccaggaattatggaaaccgaatctggaatatattgcatatcttgagaatatttttagtttttgaaattccttggtgtccaaacttccttggtctataaatatgaaagtttgattttaagcaaactaatcctcgtacaacaagaactatctcagttgttctgctactggtgaagccgcctattcggagaggagagtaacctagttaggagaaatctcttacgaccgctcagtttaaagtattctttgggattgtgaagctctattagtacctttggtgggaaactagataattgtggtttatcttttatttttgattgatttgattgattaacggtggttgaactttgattgcacctaatttgtttatgcttgagaatcttctcttctgataaaagattcactcaaactagatcgaagtttcgatggggatctttagattgtttgtagatctaaagaaatcttgtgataatccattgttaacagactccgttctgtgcatgattgatcacaagagattcaagttgattgtgtgtaggtgtttattgaagatctaagaagatttgaagacaaataagactttgatgatttctgattttggattcataatctttgatgtgcaaagtacttgtttcggtaaaagaggatcaaactataatcggtttatccttgtggtagattagattgattagttgtgtagatcaacatcattacaattctttgtgattaaaagtattgattgcaaaatcttaacaattacttcggtagttgataataagatagatctaagaacccgacgaaagagtttattgagataaacagaagagcctttgtcgaactcacatcacttggttgaaaagagttgataccaaacagatttgttgttcctttactgtttggaataagacGTATCGCCTACTGCACGCATATTCTTCTTCAGACGAAGAACCTCTACATGTCTCCACAGATCCGACCGGGTAAGACACGAATCAACCATTTTCCCCCTTGAAGCTTTTGGTACAACTGGAAGAACCTGACGGAAATCACCTCCCATAATAATAATCATACCACCAAACGGATTCTTGTTACCCGTTATATCTCTCATAGTTGTATCAAATGCCTCGACATAATACCGATGTGCCATGGTAGCTTCATCCAACATAATCACAGTAGCTTGACGGAGAAGATCAACCAACTTGTCATTTTTAGCGATGTCACATGTAGAAGTTGTTGCTGGGGTAAAAGGAAGCTTGAATCTCAAGTGTGCAGTTCTTCCACCAGGTAACATAGTAGCCACAACTCCAGACGTAGCTGCTGCTATGGAAATACCACCATTTCTTCTTATGGTCGACAAAATAGCACGGTAGAGAAAAGTCTTCCCGGTACCTCCTGGACCATCAACAAAGAAGACTCTGCTTTCTTTTCTTCGGATGACACCCATAATTGAATCATAATCCTTAGACTGATCTTCATTCAGCTtgtctgataagtgcataattcatatgattttagtgtccattccatacttgttttagctattattcttgcatattttcgtattattagtcttgttttctcttgtttgcctctattaggtgaatcatataaaaaggagctacaaagtgctgaaaatagctaagaagagaattattccaagtgtggaagaAAAgcaacgaaaaggagcaaaacacacataatcaagagaagggacaaataccgatcttaactcattcaaattaagtatttctcatcaccatcttgaagagaattgaaagataaaaataatgaaaaaacaatgaggtcattccgagttcggatgaagaagttgtggccaaaacatttttattgaaaaccgaagatagtgcagtccgcgaactgggtttgcggatggggttcgcagacttatttccgaaaatttatgctggattttgaagtttgcggactagcttcgcgcacttagcaaataggaaacgtgtatttactccttggaaggcctaagggaacgtttgggaacgttaattcgttattttgggtcgggttcttgaaccgaacccaatacgtgaacgccaagcaatgtaaaacataaaaaaggtattaggttatgtgaaatcatatcatatcattaggtcacgaaatctttagggtttggagagaagaaacatcacacggagcgattatcagtcgtaacgttatctctttacttttctcatatgtatatcatggatgtttctacatccatgagtagctaaacacctattgattgaggatgaattctaagttgtaaacaatatttgagttattatattaatctactttgaagttctttatatgattatcgtttgtttatactaattaatatttatgattgattgatagattgtttaggtggccaactaaattgatttgttgattaaatctattgctagtattgagttaggagataagtaatcgtcgaataacttgtacacaagtagagaacacaaaaccttgcagagggattctgtggagcgattgtgtgtatgaacaacactaaaaagtggaccttgatctaagagtctaactagtaggaccaacctataaattcacaaaagataaaacattcgattggattacaccttgagtgatctactacttggtggttcgttgaatagaatctggtaggcgagaacttccgtatccagtgatataagggaTTTAGGGAatagcactgatctagctgttattctacggttggtgataatctatgattaacgacgagtaggcaatTATAAAAACTCActgacggtttatatacgaagaaggattcctagatcatatctctctctattgattacaatacaatattatttgctttgattatttattttgttcacaatctaaaacaaccACCCCCCCAccattgtgacactttgacaactaaaactcactgctcctcgttggaacgatccttacttccattatattaccagttaattgtgtggaaataagattattaatttgattgcacttacgacacgcatcaaatatatttccttgtcaaacaaaagattttatcctagttCATTTTCAGAgcctacgagtacaatctttgattggcttgagatcgtgagagttctccgatatgcaagataaagaagtcacaaacatcttcgtctcactgtttgtgattcctcgacaaaccgcctgtgtagtcaggaaggattgtagagaggtgattgattaatctaggttgttcttcgggaatataagaccggattatcaattggttcctgttcaccttgatttcatatcttaagacggaacaaaacctagggtttatctgtgggagacaaatttatcctttgatagacttttctgtgtgagacagatttgtttattatcaagtctgcgattttgggttgcaacaactcttggttatgggtgagatcagctaagggaatcaagttcgcagtatcctgctgggatcagaggcgtaggagtacaactgtaccttggattggtgggagactgattggtgggagactgattggggttcaactatagtccagtccaaagttagcttatagtaggctagtgtctgtaacggcttaatacagtgtgtcaatctggactaggtcctgtggtttttctgcatttgcggtttcctcgttaataaaacttctggtgtctgtgttatttcttttccgcgttatattttatataattgaaataatacaggttgtgcattcgtgaccatcaattggaaatccaacctttgattgttgattgatattgattgatccttggacattggtcgttcgtaccgtccaagttattccttgtatttgataaagactctctattgattttagcttgagtaaaaatcaaatcaagagagagatattaactccttgagatacttttatctagattgagtctgaatgtctagttgattctctagcaaagtatttcggagttagtccatacagattgctaagcgaaatattgggtggtgttgttagacccccgctttttcaattggtatcagagcacgcaaacacgtTTAAGGCCTAACAAGtccatgtttgtagcgatctgactctatatacagaggtgctatctctattaacgtaccaccagtcttcgatggctccagttacttatggtggaaaattgatatgcgagcttttcttcaatcgcgtgattttcaatcatgggtatatgtagttaatgactatgatgctcccgttgtggcagtcggtgatgtaaacgttcccaaacctattggtgaatacaccgctgttgagataactgctgcaaagaaaaattctgacggtttgaatgctatcatacatgccatcaccccaaatcttcagcatcatatgacaaactgcactagatctaaagattcttgggatatcttagaaaccgtatttgaaggaaactccagtgaaaaggatgctaggcttcaaaaccttaattccgattgggagaaccttcgtatggcagatgaagaaacatttgatgagtttaatcacaaagtgtctgaaattgttaatgcatcttttgcattgggtaagactattcctgaaaaggacattgtgatgaaaattctcagatcgcttccatctagatacgagtctaagaagcatgccatcgttgaggggaataacctagataatctttccaaaaacaccttggttggaaagcttaagatctttgaccatgagcatacatccaaagtcggtaaggatgttgtctttaaagcacagaagaacactaaattactggtcaaaggtaagagtgttcatgtctctgaggatgatcagtctgagggtgatttttcggatgaagatcttgacaaatcagtctccttgatcacaagacagtttagggatcttctattgaagagaagtaaacggttttcaagagacaaacctaagtcatcagacaaacctcacagtCGCGTAccttctaaaaacagggatgctgacgaggacatgcctcagtgctttaagtgtaagggttttggccattttgctaacgaatgcccaaatcgtagaaaacacactgggaacaaaggtctagctgtaacacttgatgaaatgtctgaaacctatgattccgatgaagataggaaatcaagtgtagggcttctttgtgaaaacatcgattttgatacttgtagcaatacatatatcaacctcaatgggttcggagaagagggaaacccaatcaagctggaagattctttgaatccgataactggaaatcctgtcagtgatgtttcaggatcaactgtatgtctgtctgcttgcacatctcagatgcctgaatactatccaagtttgacgtgctcgttttgttcgatgaagggacacgaactatcaaggtgttacaaatacaagcaccaaataaggcaatctagcaaacttcaacgaaaagcataTCGATtatcaaggaagctgaaacttgctcagaagaccatcGAGGTATGTAGggtcttatcttcgtctaagaagttggtttccaaggatagaataagaccatttgaaaagaaaatatggtcaaatcgtttagACAAAGATCAGATGATTCCTCCCacgaggaaaaagatggacaaatcgttgttcatcgcaacacaacttgattgtgttgttgagaaaatcttgtctcatgtgcctgttcgaaaagagataagattgagtgctgatccaggcttcagaagagtttctccttcgtttcttatttttgttattttttgtctatcaaataaaagaaagggttattatcgacaattctactctttatagggttttagagtttggCGTATacaaacctgtcaataggtttcgaaccctacattcctttttcctcttgacatcctatataaagactgcttgttgagttaagtgattcaatcacacaaatccagttgtttataactgttttcaaagcactatgtcgtcagatggaaaggatgtcaacatgattgttaagtcttcaatcatggaaaaagaaaaatctcttatCTCTAAGtccatgaaaagaaaaagaaggaatacaagaaaactcagggttgttccttctaactctcagaagttttccgatgttcttgatgagttaaaggaaataagaagggagatttatgaaataaagacgttcgtgtctaaatctttggaaattcagaggtccctaattcgacctcttcagccaagacagttcgtgggtattgacacttatctccgtgaac comes from Papaver somniferum cultivar HN1 chromosome 7, ASM357369v1, whole genome shotgun sequence and encodes:
- the LOC113295958 gene encoding ATP-dependent DNA helicase RRM3-like is translated as MHLSDKLNEDQSKDYDSIMGVIRRKESRVFFVDGPGGTGKTFLYRAILSTIRRNGGISIAAATSGVVATMLPGGRTAHLRFKLPFTPATTSTCDIAKNDKLVDLLRQATVIMLDEATMAHRYYVEAFDTTMRDITGNKNPFGGMIIIMGGDFRQVLPVVPKASRGKMVDSCLTRSDLWRHVEVLRLKKNMRAVGDTSYSKQ